TATATTCGCCATTGATCGGATCCTCAAGAGGCCCTGAGACATAGCCGATCCGATTATGGCCGTGATCGGTCATATGCTTCACCGCATCGAATGCAGCCTGTTTGTAATCAATATTGACACTCGGCACGGAATGGGACTGTTCGGTCGTTGCCGCAAGAACGATCGGTACCGGCGATTTCTTAAATTCTTCAACATGCTCTTCAGTTATTTTCCCGCCCATAAAGACGATTCCATCCACCTGCTTCCCAAGCATCGTATTAATGAGGTGGAGTTCTTTATCAGTATTTTGGTCAGAATTGCTTAAAATGATATTGTAATTGTACATTGTTGCAATATCTTCAATCCCACGTGCAAGTTCTCCAAAGAAAATGCTGGATACATCCGGGATGATGACGCCGACTGTTGTCGTCTTCTTGCTGGCCAGTCCGCGCGCAACCGCATTTGGACGATAGCCGAGCCTTTCAATAGCTTCATTCACTTTTTTTCTCGTTGTCGGTTTGACATTCGGATTTCCATTAACCACCCTGGAGACCGTTGCCATTGAAACGCCCGCCTCCCGGGCTACATCATAAATGGTTATGTTCATTCTTTTTCCTCCTCTTACATAATAAAAAATATGTCGAATTTTCATGTCTGCATCTAATCCTATTATACAGAAAAAGCCCTTACAACTTTAAAGCATTTTATCGCAGCATCCGATTTTTATCCTTTGTTAAATGTTTAACAAGTAAAAATAATACCATACTTTTTTCATGATTTTCATGCCATTAGTTTAAAATTTTTCATAAATTTATATTCACCTGCATTTCAAAACGCCTCAACTATTTTTCACTTGGAGGGTGGCTCTGAAAAGAAATATATCTGATTTCATAAACAACCTTATACTATGCTTGTCTATGTTAAATATTATTGTTGATTTTGGCCATATGATTCACTACCATTTTTCAGGTGCATTGCCCTGGGTGTGATCACACATATATGCTAATGGTCGAATCACTGGTGGGAAGGAAACAAAGTCCCTTTGCCCGCTAAGTGACAGCCTCTTTAATTGGTTGGC
The genomic region above belongs to Bacillus marinisedimentorum and contains:
- the ccpA gene encoding catabolite control protein A; this translates as MNITIYDVAREAGVSMATVSRVVNGNPNVKPTTRKKVNEAIERLGYRPNAVARGLASKKTTTVGVIIPDVSSIFFGELARGIEDIATMYNYNIILSNSDQNTDKELHLINTMLGKQVDGIVFMGGKITEEHVEEFKKSPVPIVLAATTEQSHSVPSVNIDYKQAAFDAVKHMTDHGHNRIGYVSGPLEDPINGEYKITGYKEALEEAGLSYDENLIVIGDYTYDSGLEAAETFMNLDQPPTAVFSGTDEMALGVIHGFQDSGLRVPEDVEVIGFDNTRLAKMIRPQLTTIVQPMYDIGAVAMRLLTKLMNKEATEDQTIVLPHRIEERSSTKN